The Oncorhynchus nerka isolate Pitt River linkage group LG3, Oner_Uvic_2.0, whole genome shotgun sequence genome includes the window TGTTTTTGAGTCAGTTAATTACTCAGCCTTGTTTTACAATATCAGTGTGGTTAAGAAACTGAcagcagagagaaaaagagagtgtgTTTTAACAGAGATGTGGCTGAGAAACTCAcagcagagagaaaaagagaatgtGTTTTAACAGAGATGTGGCTGAGAAACTCACAGAGTGAAAAAGAGAATGTGTTTTAACAGAGATGTGGCTGAGAAACTCACagcagagagaaaaggagagtgtTTTAACAGAGATGTGGCTGAGAAATTCACAGAGTGAAAAAGAGAATGTGTTTTAACAGAGATGTGGCTGAGAAACTCACagcagagagaaaaggagagtgtTTTAACAGAGATGTGGCTGAGAAACTCAcagcagagagaaaaagagagtgtgTTTTAACAGAGATGTGGCTGAGAAACTCGGAGTGAAAAAGAGAATGTGTTTTAACAGAGATGTGGCTGAGAAACTCACAGAGTGAAAAAGAGAATGTGTTTTAACAGAGATGTGGCTGAGAAACTCACAGAGTGAAAAAGAGAATGTGTTTTAACAGAGATGTGGCTGAGAAACTCACagcagagagaaaaggagagtgtTTTAACAGAGATGTGGCTGAGAAACCCACAGAGCGAAAAGGAGAATGTGTTTTAACAGAGTTGTGAtttcatgtccaaatcatcccaaagtgTCTGAAATGGATTTTGTACCTTAATAAAGTTACTTTAAGATCATTTGAACATGAAAGCGAAACATTATAATACCTGGGACATATAAGTAATTTTGTAATTTTGGTGAACTTTCCCCTTAACAGAGTTTGTGGTTATTTCCTTGCAGATCATCACAGGGAACGATTCAGTAAAGCCTCGATGGAGCGTGTGCAGCTCAGAGGAGGGTAACCGCTCTGAGGGCGAGGAGCCTGAGGACATACTTCCTGTTCTCCGAAACCACAGCCAGCTCCTCAACGACCAACACATCGAGAGTGTGAGTTACTGTTAAACTACACTACAACAAAACACTGTGGCTAATACAGTCACTTCTGGCATGTTTACAGAAATGCTGATGAAGGTGCTTTGTACTTATCAAATAAACCTAATGAAGTAAAGGAAAAGTAAAGCAATCATCTCACAGCAGTATATAGGCTACACAGCCAGCTCATGGGAAGAACATAGTGCTTTGGTTTGTTTGATATGTACAAAGCTAAATATGGGACTTTTTTTTGGTTCTTCAATTTATACTGAGTTCCGGGAAAATAAAGTGCACATACTCATCTCAGCATTACACAGCTTTGACATGTGAATTTAAATGGGACATTTTCTCATCATCCATCTCATCCTCTGTTTCTGAAACCCACAGCTAGCCAATCACATACCAGCAAGGACACAGGGGTATCCATGGAACCTGGTCTACAGCACAGCCATTCATGGCACCAGCCTGAAGACTCTGTACAGGCAAATGGCCCACATCGACAGTCCTGTGCTTCTGGTCATCAAAGACATGGGAAAAAAGGTGGACATCTCAACAACGCACTGTTCTATATGACTGACATCTAACGTACTGTTACATCCATGTACTGCTATTACATTGTTATTACATTATGAATGGGTCATACGATCCCAGTAAAATGCTAATACGtttgttttcctctctctcaggtgtttGGTGCCTTCTCCTCCCATCCCTTCAGAGTGAGTGACTGTTGCTACGGAACAGGAGAGACTTTTGTCTACAGCTTTGACCCTGCATTTAAGGTAACATTGCATACTGTTGTGTGCACGGCTTGTCCATAATGGcatcctattcactatatacattTGACCAGCGCTTACCTTtgtactatagggaatagggtgtcatttcagatACAGCCCCTGTTGTTGTAGTTAATAGGCTGTCTCTTGACTGTCGTGATGGGTGGAGTTAGTCTGACACCTCTCTCTTCACACAGGCCTACAGGTGGAGTGGTGAGAACTCTTACTTCATCAGGGGCCATATGGACTCTCTACAGATTGGTGGAGGAGGGTAAGTGTTCAGAATTTTCTTTATCAGAAATACCGAAGCCTTTATCATCTAAAAGTAAATCTAGTTAGCTTCCACAAACTCATTGATGTCTACAGATCTTATTGGCTAAACCACATCATTTGGCTCTGGTctgatatatacagtggggtaaaaaaagtatttagtcagccaccaattgtgcatgttctcccactgaAAAAGATGAGagtggcctgtaattttcatcataggtacacttcaactatgacagacaaaatgagaagaaaaaaaatccagaaaatcacattgaaggatatttaatggatttatttgcaaattatggtggaaaataagtatttggtcaataacaaaagtttatctcaatactttgttatataccctttgttggcaaatacagaggtcaaacgttttgtgtaagtcttcacaaggttttcacacactgttgctggtattttgacccattcctccatgcagatctcatctagagcagtgatgttttggggctgttgctgggcaacacggatttcaacttcctccaaagattttctatggggttgagatctggagactgactaggccactccaggacctggaaatgcttcttacgaagccactccttcgttgcccgggcggtgtgtttgggatcattgtcatgctgaaagacccagccacgtttcatcttcaatgcccttgctgatggaaggaggttttcactcaaagtctcacgatacatggccccattcattctttcctttacacggatcagtcgtcctggtccctttgcagaaaaacagccccaaagcatgatgtttccacccccatgcttcacagtaggtatggtgttctatggatgcaactcagcattctttgtctaacaaaacacgatgagttgagtttttaccaaaaagttatatttttgtttcgtctgaccatgacattctcccaatcttcttctggatcatccaaatgctctctagcaaacttcagacgggcctggacatgtactggcttaagcaggaggacacatctggcactgcaggatttgagtccctggcggcgtagtgtgttactgatggtaggctttgttactttggtcccagctctctgcaggtcattcactaggtccctccgtgtggttctgggatttttgctcactgttcttgtgatcattttgaccccacggggtgagatcttgcgtggagccctagattgagggagattatcagtggtcttgtatgtcttccatttcttaataattgctcccacagttgatttcctcaaaccaagctgcttacctattgcagattcagtcttcccagcctggtgcaggtctacaattttgtttctggtgtcctttgacagctctttggtcttggccatagtggagtttggagtgtgactgtttgaggttgtggacaggtgtcttttatactgataacaagttcaaacatgtgccattaatacaggtaacgagtggaggacagaggagcctctttaaagaacaagttacaggtctgtgagagccagaaatcgtgcttgtttgtaggtgaccaaatacttattttccaccataatttgctaataatttcattaaaaatcctacaatgtgattttctggatttttttttctcattttgtctgtcatagttgaagtgtacctatgatgaaaattacaggcctctctcatctttttaagtgggagaacttgcacaattggtggctgactaaatacttttttgccccactgtatctttcTCTTG containing:
- the LOC115102352 gene encoding nuclear receptor coactivator 7-like; the protein is MRLMQENIKVLYFANKCLEPYVMIITGNDSVKPRWSVCSSEEGNRSEGEEPEDILPVLRNHSQLLNDQHIESLANHIPARTQGYPWNLVYSTAIHGTSLKTLYRQMAHIDSPVLLVIKDMGKKVFGAFSSHPFRVSDCCYGTGETFVYSFDPAFKAYRWSGENSYFIRGHMDSLQIGGGGGLFGLWLDADLYYGASFPCHTFNNQPLSTQQDFTVQDLEVWTVQ